A genome region from Pseudomonas pergaminensis includes the following:
- a CDS encoding pilus assembly protein PilP, translating into MSLPRLNLSALTHNAAKWPLPGKALLGCALAAVVFVVGDLVYLSPSRHRLQRVETQEVALQQHVAQKTALAASLETRTHQFQLMQAKANELLQALPGESEMPGLLEDIAGLALANGLLVENVTPLDEQPRPFYHEQPVQVGLTGAYHDLAMFLSRLGGLSRIATVHDIALRRDGKLLRLDLLAKTYWQAPSGAGPGGQGLARQAFVYDASGLRDPFQRLAIQVGHLPGRPARAPDLARPRGVLETLAVDQFEMVGTLSRGVQAFALLRAASRVHRLAVGDYLGPDHGRVTVIHERYVELVELFPDGQGAWLERPRTLVLNVNS; encoded by the coding sequence TTGAGCCTGCCAAGGCTCAATCTTTCTGCACTCACTCACAACGCTGCAAAATGGCCCCTTCCTGGCAAGGCCCTGTTGGGCTGTGCGCTGGCGGCTGTAGTGTTTGTGGTGGGCGACCTGGTGTACCTGAGCCCTTCGCGGCACCGGTTACAACGGGTCGAAACGCAGGAAGTGGCCCTGCAGCAGCATGTCGCGCAAAAGACCGCCCTGGCTGCCAGCCTTGAGACGCGCACGCACCAGTTCCAGTTGATGCAGGCGAAAGCCAATGAGCTTTTGCAGGCGTTGCCGGGTGAGTCCGAAATGCCCGGCTTGCTGGAAGACATCGCGGGCTTGGCGCTGGCCAATGGTTTGCTGGTCGAAAACGTCACCCCGCTGGATGAACAGCCCAGGCCGTTCTATCACGAGCAACCTGTGCAGGTCGGTTTGACCGGGGCTTATCACGACCTGGCAATGTTCCTGAGCCGCCTGGGTGGCCTGTCGCGAATCGCCACGGTGCACGATATTGCCCTGCGCCGTGATGGCAAGCTGCTGCGCCTGGACCTGCTGGCCAAGACGTATTGGCAGGCGCCGTCAGGCGCCGGGCCGGGCGGGCAGGGATTAGCAAGGCAGGCTTTTGTCTATGACGCGTCCGGTCTGCGTGATCCTTTCCAGCGGCTTGCCATTCAGGTCGGCCATTTGCCTGGTCGGCCCGCTCGGGCGCCGGATCTCGCCAGGCCACGTGGCGTCCTGGAAACCCTGGCAGTGGACCAGTTTGAAATGGTCGGCACGCTGTCGCGCGGTGTGCAGGCTTTTGCCCTGCTGCGTGCGGCCTCCAGGGTGCACCGGCTGGCGGTCGGTGACTACCTGGGGCCGGACCATGGCCGAGTCACGGTCATCCATGAGCGTTACGTGGAGCTGGTCGAACTGTTTCCCGATGGTCAGGGTGCATGGCTGGAACGCCCGCGAACCCTGGTGTTAAACGTCAACTCATAA
- the aroK gene encoding shikimate kinase AroK encodes MRNLILVGPMGAGKSTIGRLLAKELRLPFKDSDKEIELRTGANIPWIFDKEGELGFRDREQAMIAELCGCDGVVLATGGGAVMRDENRRALHAGGRVVYLHASVEQQVGRTARDRNRPLLRTADPAKTLRDLLALRDPLYREIADLVVETDERPPRMVVLDILERLQRLPPR; translated from the coding sequence GTGCGAAATTTGATTCTTGTAGGACCGATGGGCGCTGGAAAAAGCACCATCGGCCGTTTGCTGGCCAAAGAGCTGCGCCTGCCGTTCAAAGATTCCGACAAGGAAATTGAATTGCGCACGGGTGCCAATATCCCATGGATCTTCGATAAGGAAGGCGAGCTGGGCTTTCGTGATCGTGAGCAGGCGATGATCGCCGAGCTGTGCGGCTGCGATGGTGTGGTATTGGCCACTGGCGGCGGCGCAGTGATGCGCGATGAAAACCGTCGGGCGCTGCATGCCGGTGGTCGGGTGGTCTATCTGCATGCATCGGTCGAGCAGCAGGTGGGCCGCACTGCCCGCGATCGCAATCGCCCGTTGCTGCGCACTGCCGACCCGGCGAAGACCTTGCGGGACCTGCTCGCATTGCGTGATCCGCTGTATCGGGAAATCGCCGATCTGGTGGTAGAAACCGATGAGCGGCCACCTCGGATGGTGGTCCTCGACATTCTTGAGCGCTTGCAACGGCTGCCACCCCGTTAA
- the pilM gene encoding type IV pilus assembly protein PilM translates to MGKGFFRQKVDTLLGVDINDTAIRLVELGRSTSGYTIQAYVTQALPVQSVVDGTFLDLEGVGRALRSAWSRLSTSVRGAAAAVAGPSVITRMIEMDAGLTDDEMTWMIQMEADQYIPYPLDDVAIDFQVRGPTALKPGRVDVLLAACLKEQVETREAVLALAGLVPRVIDVEAFALARASRQDFASFTPSHRVDGAQWAVDAQGMGIACGLALRSFA, encoded by the coding sequence ATGGGAAAGGGATTTTTCAGGCAAAAAGTCGACACCCTGCTGGGCGTCGACATCAATGACACGGCAATCCGGCTGGTGGAACTGGGTCGCTCAACCTCGGGTTACACCATTCAGGCTTACGTCACGCAGGCATTGCCCGTGCAGTCGGTGGTCGATGGCACATTCCTCGATCTTGAAGGCGTGGGCCGTGCTCTGCGCAGTGCGTGGTCGCGGTTGTCGACCTCGGTGCGTGGTGCCGCCGCTGCCGTGGCCGGCCCTTCGGTGATCACACGAATGATCGAGATGGACGCAGGGCTCACTGACGATGAGATGACCTGGATGATCCAGATGGAGGCGGACCAGTACATTCCTTATCCCCTGGATGACGTGGCCATCGATTTCCAAGTGCGTGGGCCGACGGCGCTGAAACCCGGCCGGGTCGACGTGCTGCTGGCGGCATGCCTTAAGGAACAGGTGGAGACTCGCGAGGCGGTTCTGGCCCTGGCGGGGCTGGTGCCCAGGGTCATCGATGTCGAAGCGTTTGCATTGGCGCGCGCTAGCCGTCAGGATTTCGCCAGCTTCACGCCGAGCCATCGAGTCGATGGTGCACAATGGGCCGTGGATGCCCAAGGGATGGGAATTGCTTGCGGGTTGGCCCTGAGGAGTTTCGCTTGA
- the rpmE gene encoding 50S ribosomal protein L31, which yields MKADIHPAYETIEVTCSCGNKFETRSNLCKPLGTDVCNECHPFYTGKQKTLDTGGRVQRFADRFGAFGKKPAATPAE from the coding sequence ATGAAAGCCGATATCCATCCAGCGTACGAAACCATCGAAGTCACCTGCAGCTGCGGCAACAAGTTCGAAACCCGTTCGAACCTGTGCAAGCCACTGGGTACTGACGTATGCAACGAGTGCCACCCGTTCTACACCGGTAAGCAGAAAACTCTGGACACCGGCGGCCGTGTACAGCGCTTCGCAGATCGCTTTGGTGCTTTCGGCAAGAAGCCTGCTGCTACTCCAGCAGAGTAA
- a CDS encoding thermonuclease family protein — MGFCQLLKKASLVGAFFVPGIWLSVAQADVFCPAPAALVQVEVQRVVDGDTVRLKDGRSVRMIGLNAPETGKRGRADEPYAVAARQRLQALVDASDRRVGLVVGREGKDRYGRTLAHLYGAEGKNLEAQLLAEGLGFQVGVAPNVDLVACQQAAENSAREARLGVWRQSPVHSVAQLKQSGFALVSGRVSKIERNRGGIWIELQGSLVLRIAPELVRQFDAGWLNGLQGQSIEARGWVQDRAKRGGLKNGQARWLLPLTDPSMLKSAL, encoded by the coding sequence ATGGGCTTTTGCCAGCTGTTGAAAAAGGCGTCCCTTGTGGGCGCCTTTTTTGTGCCTGGGATTTGGCTTTCAGTCGCCCAGGCCGACGTGTTTTGCCCCGCCCCGGCCGCCTTGGTCCAGGTGGAGGTGCAGCGTGTGGTGGATGGCGATACCGTACGCCTCAAGGATGGTCGCAGCGTGCGGATGATTGGCCTCAATGCGCCTGAAACCGGTAAGCGCGGTCGCGCCGACGAGCCTTACGCCGTCGCCGCCCGTCAGCGCTTGCAGGCATTGGTGGACGCCAGCGACCGTCGCGTCGGCCTGGTTGTTGGGCGTGAGGGAAAGGATCGCTACGGCCGTACCTTGGCCCACCTGTACGGCGCTGAGGGTAAGAATCTTGAGGCGCAGCTGCTGGCTGAAGGCCTGGGGTTTCAGGTAGGCGTCGCGCCCAATGTTGATCTTGTGGCCTGCCAGCAGGCTGCGGAGAACAGCGCCCGTGAGGCGCGTCTGGGTGTGTGGCGCCAGTCACCGGTACACAGCGTGGCGCAGCTCAAGCAGTCCGGTTTTGCTTTGGTCAGCGGCCGGGTGAGCAAGATCGAACGCAATCGCGGTGGAATCTGGATCGAATTGCAGGGCTCACTGGTATTACGCATTGCACCCGAGCTTGTCCGTCAATTCGACGCCGGGTGGCTCAATGGTCTGCAAGGCCAGTCAATCGAGGCCCGTGGCTGGGTGCAGGATCGCGCCAAGCGTGGCGGCCTGAAAAACGGCCAGGCGCGTTGGCTTCTGCCACTGACCGATCCCAGCATGCTCAAATCGGCGCTTTAA
- the aroB gene encoding 3-dehydroquinate synthase — protein sequence MQTLKVDLGERSYPIHIGEGLLDQPELLAPHIAGRQVAIISNETVAPLYLERLSRSLAAYSVISVILPDGEAHKNWETLQLIFDGLLTARHDRRTTVIALGGGVIGDMAGFAAACYQRGVDFIQVPTTLLSQVDSSVGGKTGINHPLGKNMVGAFYQPQAVLIDTATLNTLPPRELSAGLAEVIKYGLICDEPFLTWLEEHVDALRNLDQAALTEAISRSCAAKALVVNADERESGVRATLNLGHTFGHAIETHMGYGVWLHGEAVAAGTVMALEMSQRLGWISAQERDRGIRLFQRAGLPVIPPEEMTEADFLEHMAIDKKVIDGRLRLVLLRHMGEAVVTDDYPKEILQATLGADYRALAQLKG from the coding sequence ATGCAGACACTTAAGGTCGATCTAGGCGAGCGCAGCTACCCGATCCATATTGGCGAAGGTTTGCTGGACCAGCCCGAGCTGCTCGCACCGCATATTGCCGGGCGGCAAGTGGCGATCATCTCCAACGAAACGGTCGCGCCGCTGTATCTTGAGCGTCTGAGCCGCAGCCTGGCGGCGTATTCCGTGATCTCTGTGATCTTGCCCGACGGCGAAGCCCACAAAAACTGGGAAACCCTGCAGCTGATCTTTGATGGCCTGCTGACCGCACGTCATGACCGCCGCACCACCGTCATCGCCCTGGGCGGCGGTGTGATCGGCGACATGGCCGGCTTTGCAGCGGCCTGCTACCAGCGTGGCGTGGACTTTATCCAGGTGCCGACCACCCTGCTGTCTCAAGTCGATTCGTCGGTGGGCGGCAAGACCGGCATCAACCACCCACTGGGCAAGAACATGGTCGGCGCGTTCTACCAGCCCCAAGCCGTGCTGATTGATACCGCCACCCTCAACACCCTGCCGCCGCGCGAGCTGTCGGCGGGCCTGGCAGAAGTCATCAAGTACGGGCTGATCTGCGACGAGCCGTTCCTGACGTGGCTGGAAGAGCACGTCGACGCCCTGCGCAATCTGGACCAGGCGGCACTCACCGAAGCCATTTCCCGCTCCTGCGCCGCCAAGGCGCTGGTGGTGAATGCCGACGAACGGGAGTCCGGCGTACGGGCCACCTTGAACCTGGGCCACACCTTCGGCCATGCGATCGAAACGCACATGGGCTATGGTGTGTGGTTGCATGGGGAAGCCGTGGCGGCTGGCACTGTGATGGCATTGGAGATGTCGCAGCGCCTGGGCTGGATCAGTGCCCAGGAGCGTGACCGGGGCATTCGCCTATTCCAGCGCGCCGGTTTGCCAGTCATTCCGCCTGAGGAAATGACCGAGGCGGACTTCCTCGAACATATGGCGATAGACAAGAAAGTGATCGACGGTCGACTGCGACTGGTGCTGCTGCGCCACATGGGCGAAGCGGTGGTGACCGACGATTATCCGAAAGAGATTTTACAGGCCACGCTGGGAGCGGATTACCGCGCCCTGGCCCAGCTTAAAGGTTAA
- a CDS encoding malic enzyme-like NAD(P)-binding protein produces MSDLKTAALEYHAHPRPGKLSVELTKATATARDLSLAYSPGVAEPVREIARDPELAYKYTGKGNLVAVISDGTAILGLGNLGPLASKPVMEGKGVLFKRFAGIDVFDIEVDSESPQAFIDTVKRISITFGGINLEDIKAPECFEIEKALIEQCDIPVFHDDQHGTAIVTAAGMINALEIAGKTLADAQIVCLGAGAAAISCMKLLVSMGAKLENIFMVDSKGVVQSERTDLNQYKAMFAHATDKRTLADALDGADVFVGLSGPNLLSAEGLKSMAANPIVFACSNPDPEISPELAHATRSDVIMATGRSDYPNQVNNVLGFPFIFRGALDVRAKRINEEMKVAAANALRELAKLPVPQEVCDAYGGIKLEFGREYIIPKPMDKRLITLISDAVAKAAIETGVATLPYPKHYPLQSVDDVFNG; encoded by the coding sequence ATGTCTGATTTGAAAACTGCCGCTCTCGAATATCATGCCCATCCTCGTCCAGGAAAGCTGAGTGTAGAGCTCACCAAGGCCACTGCCACCGCCCGCGACCTGTCGCTGGCCTACAGCCCTGGTGTTGCCGAGCCCGTACGTGAAATCGCCCGCGACCCCGAACTGGCGTACAAGTACACCGGCAAAGGCAACCTGGTTGCAGTGATTTCCGATGGCACCGCGATCCTCGGCCTGGGTAACCTCGGCCCATTGGCGTCCAAGCCAGTCATGGAAGGTAAAGGCGTGCTGTTCAAGCGCTTCGCCGGCATCGACGTTTTCGACATCGAAGTCGACTCCGAAAGCCCGCAGGCTTTCATCGACACGGTCAAGCGCATTTCCATCACCTTCGGTGGCATCAACCTGGAAGACATCAAGGCACCTGAGTGCTTCGAGATCGAAAAGGCCCTGATCGAACAGTGCGACATTCCGGTATTCCACGATGACCAGCACGGCACCGCGATCGTTACGGCGGCCGGCATGATCAACGCCCTGGAAATCGCAGGCAAGACCCTGGCCGACGCACAGATCGTCTGCCTGGGCGCCGGCGCTGCGGCCATCTCCTGCATGAAGTTGCTGGTGAGCATGGGCGCCAAGCTGGAAAACATCTTCATGGTCGACAGCAAGGGCGTGGTCCAGTCCGAGCGTACCGACCTGAACCAGTACAAGGCGATGTTTGCCCACGCCACCGACAAGCGCACCCTGGCTGACGCCCTCGACGGCGCAGACGTGTTCGTCGGCCTGTCCGGCCCGAACCTGCTGAGCGCCGAAGGCCTCAAGTCTATGGCCGCCAACCCGATCGTGTTCGCCTGCTCCAACCCGGACCCAGAGATCTCGCCGGAACTGGCTCACGCCACCCGTAGCGACGTGATCATGGCGACCGGCCGTTCGGACTACCCGAACCAGGTCAACAACGTACTGGGCTTCCCGTTCATCTTCCGTGGTGCCCTGGACGTTCGCGCCAAGCGCATCAACGAAGAGATGAAAGTGGCTGCCGCCAACGCCCTGCGTGAACTGGCCAAGCTGCCAGTGCCTCAGGAAGTGTGCGACGCCTACGGCGGTATCAAGCTGGAATTCGGTCGTGAGTACATCATCCCGAAACCAATGGACAAGCGCCTGATCACCCTGATCTCCGATGCCGTGGCCAAGGCCGCCATCGAGACCGGCGTGGCCACCCTGCCGTATCCGAAGCACTACCCGCTGCAAAGCGTGGATGATGTGTTCAACGGCTAA
- a CDS encoding penicillin-binding protein 1A, with product MRLLKFFGYSIVAIVCGLLLVLSGAYLYLSPGLPSVEALRSIQLQIPLRVYSSDEKLIAEFGEMRRTPIRFADIPPNFISALLSAEDDNFANHYGVDPSSLVRAATQLVKSGHIQSGGSTITMQVAKNFFLTSERSFSRKATEILLALQIERQLTKDEILELYVNKIYLGNRAYGIEAASQVYYGKSIRDASLAQMAMIAGLPKAPSRFNPLANPARSKERRDWILGRMYKLGKIDQAAYESAIAEPLNASYHVPTPEVNAPYIAEMARAEMVGRYGSEAYTEGFRVTTTVPSDLQEIANTSVHAGLITYDQRHGYRGPESRLPGKTLSAWTTELGKQRAISGLEPAIVTQVKKDGVQVLTRTGEAHVTWDSMKWARPFLNTNSMGPMPKQPSDVAQVGDLIRVQRQKDDSLKFSQVPLAQGALVSLDPQNGAIRALVGGFAFEQSNYNRATQAKRQPGSSFKPFIYSAALDNGYTAASLVNDAPIVFVDEYLDKVWRPKNDTNTFLGPIRIREALYKSRNLVSIRLLQAMGVGKTIDYMTRFGFAKSDLPPNLSLALGTATLTPMEIATGWSTFANGGYKIAPYLIDKIESRNGDTLFTANPPRVPGDVVNGVAATDGLAAPSNGGITIEPAPGTTPAANGTPAEPQAPAVAERIVDGRTTYILNSILEDVIKKGTGRRALALNRPDIAGKTGTTNESKDAWFSGYNADYVTTVWTGYDQPESLGRREFGGTVALPIWMSYMGAALKDKPPHTQPEPEGILSLRIDPVSGRAASPSTPNAYFELFKSEDTPPSVNELGNGVAPGSPLPADEAAPIDLF from the coding sequence ATTCGTCTGCTGAAGTTTTTCGGGTACTCCATTGTCGCCATCGTTTGCGGGCTGCTGCTCGTGCTGAGCGGGGCCTACCTCTACCTTAGTCCGGGTTTGCCCTCCGTAGAGGCCCTTAGAAGTATCCAGTTGCAGATTCCTTTGCGGGTCTACAGCAGCGATGAAAAACTGATCGCGGAGTTCGGCGAAATGCGCCGCACACCGATCCGTTTTGCCGATATTCCACCCAATTTCATCAGCGCCCTGCTCTCGGCCGAAGACGATAATTTTGCCAACCACTATGGCGTCGACCCCAGCAGCCTGGTGCGTGCGGCGACCCAGTTGGTAAAAAGCGGACACATTCAGTCCGGCGGCAGCACCATCACCATGCAGGTGGCGAAGAACTTCTTCCTCACCAGCGAGCGCAGCTTTTCGCGCAAGGCCACCGAAATCCTCCTGGCACTGCAAATCGAACGCCAGTTGACCAAGGACGAGATCCTCGAGCTCTACGTCAACAAGATCTACCTGGGCAACCGCGCCTACGGGATCGAGGCCGCCTCGCAGGTTTACTACGGCAAGTCCATTCGTGACGCCAGCCTCGCGCAGATGGCCATGATCGCCGGCCTGCCAAAAGCCCCTTCACGTTTCAACCCCCTGGCCAACCCGGCGCGCAGTAAAGAACGCCGCGACTGGATCCTGGGGCGCATGTACAAGCTGGGCAAAATCGACCAGGCCGCTTATGAAAGCGCCATCGCCGAGCCGTTGAATGCCAGCTACCACGTGCCGACGCCAGAAGTTAACGCGCCTTATATCGCCGAAATGGCGCGCGCCGAAATGGTTGGCCGTTATGGCAGCGAGGCCTATACCGAAGGCTTCCGCGTGACCACCACCGTACCGAGCGACCTGCAGGAAATCGCCAACACCTCGGTGCATGCCGGCCTGATCACCTACGACCAACGCCATGGCTACCGTGGCCCTGAATCGCGCCTGCCAGGCAAGACCCTGAGCGCCTGGACCACTGAGCTGGGCAAACAACGCGCGATCAGCGGCCTGGAACCGGCCATCGTGACCCAGGTGAAGAAAGATGGGGTGCAGGTACTCACCCGTACCGGCGAAGCCCATGTGACGTGGGACAGCATGAAGTGGGCGCGCCCATTCCTGAACACTAACAGCATGGGCCCGATGCCCAAGCAGCCATCGGACGTGGCGCAGGTGGGTGACTTGATCCGCGTGCAACGCCAGAAGGACGACAGCCTCAAGTTCAGCCAGGTGCCGCTGGCCCAAGGCGCCCTGGTGTCGCTGGACCCGCAAAACGGTGCGATACGCGCCCTGGTCGGTGGCTTCGCGTTCGAGCAGAGCAACTACAACCGCGCGACCCAGGCCAAACGCCAGCCGGGCTCGAGCTTCAAGCCATTCATCTACAGCGCTGCGCTGGACAACGGCTACACCGCCGCCAGCCTGGTCAACGACGCCCCGATCGTGTTTGTCGACGAGTACCTGGACAAGGTCTGGCGTCCGAAAAACGACACCAACACCTTCCTTGGCCCGATCCGTATCCGTGAGGCGCTGTACAAGTCGCGTAACCTGGTGTCGATCCGCCTGTTGCAGGCAATGGGCGTGGGCAAGACCATCGATTACATGACGCGCTTCGGCTTCGCCAAGTCGGACCTGCCGCCCAACCTGTCCCTGGCCCTGGGCACCGCGACCCTCACGCCGATGGAAATCGCCACCGGTTGGAGCACCTTTGCCAACGGCGGCTACAAGATCGCGCCGTACCTGATCGACAAGATCGAAAGCCGCAACGGCGACACCCTGTTCACCGCCAACCCGCCACGTGTGCCGGGTGATGTGGTCAACGGCGTCGCGGCGACTGACGGCCTGGCGGCGCCGAGCAATGGCGGCATTACCATCGAACCGGCTCCAGGCACCACCCCTGCCGCCAACGGCACCCCCGCCGAGCCCCAGGCACCCGCTGTCGCCGAGCGCATTGTCGATGGCCGTACCACGTATATCCTCAACAGCATCCTGGAAGACGTCATCAAGAAAGGTACTGGCCGCCGCGCCCTGGCGCTGAACCGTCCGGACATTGCCGGCAAGACCGGTACCACCAACGAATCCAAGGATGCCTGGTTCTCTGGCTATAACGCCGACTACGTGACCACCGTATGGACGGGCTACGATCAGCCGGAAAGCCTTGGCCGTCGCGAGTTCGGCGGTACCGTCGCGCTGCCGATCTGGATGAGCTACATGGGCGCGGCCTTGAAGGACAAGCCGCCGCACACGCAGCCGGAGCCAGAAGGCATCCTCAGCCTGCGCATCGACCCGGTCAGTGGCCGTGCGGCCTCGCCAAGCACACCGAATGCGTACTTCGAACTGTTCAAGAGCGAGGACACGCCGCCGTCGGTCAATGAGCTGGGCAATGGCGTTGCGCCGGGCAGCCCGCTGCCGGCGGATGAGGCGGCGCCGATCGATCTGTTCTAG
- a CDS encoding PilN domain-containing protein, translated as MKTRINLLPWRQALAERRRKYLLACLLAFACAALATVWLADQVIDQAIDRQVTRNDHLGKEVAGLDSRIKTIDDLQEQSQQLAQRMKVVQDLHDSRSSGAQLLDQLARAVPDGVHLHEVVAKGDTVSISGSAESSQDIAQLMRRLEAAEGAHSTRLQHVRTDGARGNNEFQLMVRQGESSEAQP; from the coding sequence TTGAAGACACGAATCAACCTATTGCCATGGCGCCAGGCGCTGGCAGAGCGGCGACGCAAGTATTTGCTGGCGTGTCTGCTGGCGTTCGCCTGCGCGGCGCTGGCGACCGTGTGGCTGGCGGATCAGGTGATCGACCAGGCCATTGATCGCCAAGTCACCCGCAACGACCATCTGGGCAAGGAGGTCGCTGGCCTCGATTCACGCATCAAGACCATCGACGATCTGCAGGAGCAAAGCCAGCAGTTGGCCCAGCGCATGAAGGTCGTACAAGACCTGCACGATTCACGCTCCTCCGGTGCCCAGTTGCTCGATCAACTGGCCCGCGCGGTACCCGACGGCGTCCACCTGCATGAAGTGGTGGCCAAGGGCGATACCGTGAGTATCAGCGGCAGCGCGGAGTCCAGCCAGGACATCGCCCAGTTGATGCGCCGCCTCGAGGCCGCAGAAGGTGCCCATTCCACTCGGTTGCAACATGTGCGAACGGATGGCGCGCGCGGCAACAACGAATTTCAGCTGATGGTGCGTCAGGGCGAGTCCTCCGAGGCTCAGCCTTGA